One stretch of Caldinitratiruptor microaerophilus DNA includes these proteins:
- the speB gene encoding agmatinase has protein sequence MAYMPAFADLRTFLRLPHTKDLQGADVAIIGVPFDTGASLRVGARFGPGAIRMASAGLRPYHPHFRFYPARVLRAVDYGDVSVLPGWARETFGLLAETLGAALPATCVPIFLGGDHSISLPCLRAVARHNGRLALVHFDAHTDTWPAQSGQPLGHGTPFRRALEEGLIDPARSIQVGLRGPVLDEGDPDMPRRLGFQVVEMDEAAGMSPDALAEAIRQRVGDGPVYLSFDIDAVDPAFAPGTGTPEVGGFTSREILAILRRLAGLRFAGFDLVEFLPAYDPAGVTAILAANLVFEFLALAAVRHIPAR, from the coding sequence ATGGCCTACATGCCCGCCTTCGCCGACCTGCGCACCTTCCTCCGCCTCCCCCACACGAAGGACCTGCAGGGCGCCGACGTGGCGATCATCGGCGTTCCCTTCGACACCGGCGCCAGCCTCCGGGTGGGGGCGCGGTTCGGGCCCGGGGCCATCCGGATGGCCTCGGCGGGGCTGCGGCCGTACCATCCGCATTTCCGGTTCTACCCGGCCCGGGTGCTGCGGGCGGTCGACTACGGTGACGTCTCCGTCCTCCCCGGCTGGGCCCGGGAGACGTTCGGCCTCCTGGCGGAGACGCTGGGTGCGGCGCTGCCCGCGACCTGCGTGCCGATCTTCCTCGGCGGCGACCATTCGATCAGCCTCCCGTGCCTGCGGGCGGTGGCCCGTCACAACGGGCGGCTGGCGCTCGTGCACTTCGACGCCCACACCGACACCTGGCCGGCCCAGTCCGGTCAGCCCCTCGGGCACGGGACCCCGTTCCGGCGGGCCCTGGAGGAAGGGCTCATCGACCCGGCCCGGTCGATCCAGGTGGGGCTGCGCGGCCCGGTGCTCGACGAGGGGGACCCGGACATGCCCCGCCGGCTCGGCTTTCAGGTGGTCGAGATGGACGAGGCCGCGGGGATGTCCCCGGACGCCCTCGCCGAGGCGATCCGCCAGCGGGTCGGCGACGGACCGGTGTACCTGAGCTTCGACATCGACGCGGTCGACCCGGCCTTCGCACCCGGCACCGGCACCCCGGAGGTCGGCGGGTTCACCTCGCGGGAAATCCTGGCCATCCTGCGCCGGCTGGCCGGCCTGCGGTTCGCCGGTTTCGATCTCGTCGAGTTCCTGCCGGCGTACGACCCGGCGGGCGTCACGGCGATCCTGGCCGCCAACCTCGTGTTCGAGTTCCTGGCGCTGGCGGCGGTCCGCCACATCCCGGCTCGGTAG